In a genomic window of Physeter macrocephalus isolate SW-GA chromosome 14, ASM283717v5, whole genome shotgun sequence:
- the SDCBP2 gene encoding syntenin-2 isoform X2 yields MDTPPQTSSIPNALTPSLREPQASRALGLMATADRHTPSIPRPRPEPTQDARPAGAGNRLPAFSHEVQQNLPQIPEGASAAVSGPSPDQAVAPVSGNNLGVLPGEVKPGVREIHLCKDDRGKTELRLRAIEATPQAQLTNPPCQAIPAERHHAQGQHRPRRLRHQEGEAHLFGQREFCGPQRAPHQPLRVRGERAERPWAEGQRSHGDSGHSRERHQPDHHPHCDLRAHGCPQPCSTTPWTTPSLTSEATGEQLSPLTLQQERESPQGTGCGGLLPGGGAVSRRACSGGVQHWITWACHLYTLASLEPQPLNWA; encoded by the exons ATGGACACCCCCCCTCAGACCTCCAGCATACCTAATGCCCTGACCCCCAGCCTCAGGGAGCCCCAGGCCTCAAGGGCTCTGGGGCTCATGGCCACAGCTGACCGGCACACCCCATCCATCCCCAGGCCGAGGCCAGAGCCTACCCAGGATGCCCGCCCTGCCGGGGCAGGGAACAGACTCCCAGCCTTCAG CCACGAAGTCCAGCAGAACCTGCCTCAGATTCCAGAAGGTGCCAGT GCAGCGGTCTCGGGCCCCTCACCGGACCAGGCGGTGGCGCCGGTGTCCGGGAACAACTTGGGCGTGCTGCCTGGGGAGGTCAAGCCCGGTGTGCGCGAGATCCACCTGTGCAAGGACGACCGCGGCAAGACGGAGCTGCGGCTGCGGGCCATCGAAG CCACGCCCCAGGCCCAGCTCACCAACCCTCCCTGCCAGGCCATTCCAGCAGAACGTCACCATGCACAAGGACAGCACAGGCCACGTCGGCTTCGTCATCAAGAAGGGGAAGCTCATCTCTTCGGTCAAAGGGAGTTCTGTGGCCCGCAACGGGCTCCTCATCAACCACTACGTGTGCGAGGTGAACGGGCAGAACGTCCTTGGGCTGAAG GACAAAGAAGTCACGGAGATTCTGGCCACAGCCGGGAACGTCACCAACCTGACCATCATCCCCACTGTGATCTACGAGCACATG GctgtccccagccctgctccaccACACCGTGGACCACTCCATCGCTGACATCTGAAGCCACGGGAGAGCAGCTCAGCCCTCTCACCCTCCAGCAGGAAAGGGAGAGTCCTCAGGGGACAGGCTGTGGAGGCCTGctgcctgggggcggggctgTCTCGAGGCGGGCGTGTTCTGGGGGGGTGCAACATTGGATCACATGGGCCTGTCATTTATACACACTGGCCTCCTTGGAGCCTCAGCCTCTCAACTGGGcttag
- the SDCBP2 gene encoding syntenin-2 isoform X1: MDTPPQTSSIPNALTPSLREPQASRALGLMATADRHTPSIPRPRPEPTQDARPAGAGNRLPAFSFVPKPGGIGKLYGSFVLQPRSPAEPASDSRRCQCRQRSRAPHRTRRWRRCPGTTWACCLGRSSPVCARSTCARTTAARRSCGCGPSKGLFVQLVQANTPASLVGLRFGDQILQIDGHNCVGWSADKAHRVGKKASAAKIVMVVRDRPFQQNVTMHKDSTGHVGFVIKKGKLISSVKGSSVARNGLLINHYVCEVNGQNVLGLKDKEVTEILATAGNVTNLTIIPTVIYEHMVRKLSPALLHHTVDHSIADI; the protein is encoded by the exons ATGGACACCCCCCCTCAGACCTCCAGCATACCTAATGCCCTGACCCCCAGCCTCAGGGAGCCCCAGGCCTCAAGGGCTCTGGGGCTCATGGCCACAGCTGACCGGCACACCCCATCCATCCCCAGGCCGAGGCCAGAGCCTACCCAGGATGCCCGCCCTGCCGGGGCAGGGAACAGACTCCCAGCCTTCAG TTTTGTACCCAAACCTGGTGGAATTGGAAAGTTATATGGATCTTTCGTTCTCCAGCCACGAAGTCCAGCAGAACCTGCCTCAGATTCCAGAAGGTGCCAGTGTAG GCAGCGGTCTCGGGCCCCTCACCGGACCAGGCGGTGGCGCCGGTGTCCGGGAACAACTTGGGCGTGCTGCCTGGGGAGGTCAAGCCCGGTGTGCGCGAGATCCACCTGTGCAAGGACGACCGCGGCAAGACGGAGCTGCGGCTGCGGGCCATCGAAG GGGCTCTTTGTGCAGCTGGTCCAGGCCAACACCCCCGCGTCCCTGGTGGGGCTGCGCTTTGGGGACCAGATCCTGCAGATTGACGGGCACAACTGTGTCGGGTGGAGCGCAGACAAAGCCCACCGGGTGGGGAAGAAGGCATCGGCTGCGAAGATTGTCATGGTTGTTCGGGACAG GCCATTCCAGCAGAACGTCACCATGCACAAGGACAGCACAGGCCACGTCGGCTTCGTCATCAAGAAGGGGAAGCTCATCTCTTCGGTCAAAGGGAGTTCTGTGGCCCGCAACGGGCTCCTCATCAACCACTACGTGTGCGAGGTGAACGGGCAGAACGTCCTTGGGCTGAAG GACAAAGAAGTCACGGAGATTCTGGCCACAGCCGGGAACGTCACCAACCTGACCATCATCCCCACTGTGATCTACGAGCACATGGTCAGAAA GctgtccccagccctgctccaccACACCGTGGACCACTCCATCGCTGACATCTGA
- the SDCBP2 gene encoding syntenin-2 isoform X5: MDTPPQTSSIPNALTPSLREPQASRALGLMATADRHTPSIPRPRPEPTQDARPAGAGNRLPAFSFVPKPGGIGKLYGSFVLQPRSPAEPASDSRRCQCSGLGPLTGPGGGAGVREQLGRAAWGGQARCARDPPVQGRPRQDGAAAAGHRRSLSVHPQPRPRPSSPTLPARPFQQNVTMHKDSTGHVGFVIKKGKLISSVKGSSVARNGLLINHYVCEVNGQNVLGLKDKEVTEILATAGNVTNLTIIPTVIYEHMVRKLSPALLHHTVDHSIADI; the protein is encoded by the exons ATGGACACCCCCCCTCAGACCTCCAGCATACCTAATGCCCTGACCCCCAGCCTCAGGGAGCCCCAGGCCTCAAGGGCTCTGGGGCTCATGGCCACAGCTGACCGGCACACCCCATCCATCCCCAGGCCGAGGCCAGAGCCTACCCAGGATGCCCGCCCTGCCGGGGCAGGGAACAGACTCCCAGCCTTCAG TTTTGTACCCAAACCTGGTGGAATTGGAAAGTTATATGGATCTTTCGTTCTCCAGCCACGAAGTCCAGCAGAACCTGCCTCAGATTCCAGAAGGTGCCAGT GCAGCGGTCTCGGGCCCCTCACCGGACCAGGCGGTGGCGCCGGTGTCCGGGAACAACTTGGGCGTGCTGCCTGGGGAGGTCAAGCCCGGTGTGCGCGAGATCCACCTGTGCAAGGACGACCGCGGCAAGACGGAGCTGCGGCTGCGGGCCATCGAAG GAGCCTCTCTGTCCACCCCCAGCCACGCCCCAGGCCCAGCTCACCAACCCTCCCTGCCAGGCCATTCCAGCAGAACGTCACCATGCACAAGGACAGCACAGGCCACGTCGGCTTCGTCATCAAGAAGGGGAAGCTCATCTCTTCGGTCAAAGGGAGTTCTGTGGCCCGCAACGGGCTCCTCATCAACCACTACGTGTGCGAGGTGAACGGGCAGAACGTCCTTGGGCTGAAG GACAAAGAAGTCACGGAGATTCTGGCCACAGCCGGGAACGTCACCAACCTGACCATCATCCCCACTGTGATCTACGAGCACATGGTCAGAAA GctgtccccagccctgctccaccACACCGTGGACCACTCCATCGCTGACATCTGA
- the SDCBP2 gene encoding syntenin-2 isoform X12 has translation MDLSFSSHEVQQNLPQIPEGASAAVSGPSPDQAVAPVSGNNLGVLPGEVKPGVREIHLCKDDRGKTELRLRAIEATPQAQLTNPPCQAIPAERHHAQGQHRPRRLRHQEGEAHLFGQREFCGPQRAPHQPLRVRGERAERPWAEGQRSHGDSGHSRERHQPDHHPHCDLRAHGCPQPCSTTPWTTPSLTSEATGEQLSPLTLQQERESPQGTGCGGLLPGGGAVSRRACSGGVQHWITWACHLYTLASLEPQPLNWA, from the exons ATGGATCTTTCGTTCTCCAGCCACGAAGTCCAGCAGAACCTGCCTCAGATTCCAGAAGGTGCCAGT GCAGCGGTCTCGGGCCCCTCACCGGACCAGGCGGTGGCGCCGGTGTCCGGGAACAACTTGGGCGTGCTGCCTGGGGAGGTCAAGCCCGGTGTGCGCGAGATCCACCTGTGCAAGGACGACCGCGGCAAGACGGAGCTGCGGCTGCGGGCCATCGAAG CCACGCCCCAGGCCCAGCTCACCAACCCTCCCTGCCAGGCCATTCCAGCAGAACGTCACCATGCACAAGGACAGCACAGGCCACGTCGGCTTCGTCATCAAGAAGGGGAAGCTCATCTCTTCGGTCAAAGGGAGTTCTGTGGCCCGCAACGGGCTCCTCATCAACCACTACGTGTGCGAGGTGAACGGGCAGAACGTCCTTGGGCTGAAG GACAAAGAAGTCACGGAGATTCTGGCCACAGCCGGGAACGTCACCAACCTGACCATCATCCCCACTGTGATCTACGAGCACATG GctgtccccagccctgctccaccACACCGTGGACCACTCCATCGCTGACATCTGAAGCCACGGGAGAGCAGCTCAGCCCTCTCACCCTCCAGCAGGAAAGGGAGAGTCCTCAGGGGACAGGCTGTGGAGGCCTGctgcctgggggcggggctgTCTCGAGGCGGGCGTGTTCTGGGGGGGTGCAACATTGGATCACATGGGCCTGTCATTTATACACACTGGCCTCCTTGGAGCCTCAGCCTCTCAACTGGGcttag
- the SDCBP2 gene encoding syntenin-2 isoform X9 yields the protein MSVPPLSPQPSSPSVPCRVFQRAAMSTLYPSLEDLKVDQAMQAEARAYPGCPPCRGREQTPSLQPRSPAEPASDSRRCQCSGLGPLTGPGGGAGVREQLGRAAWGGQARCARDPPVQGRPRQDGAAAAGHRRSLSVHPQPRPRPSSPTLPARPFQQNVTMHKDSTGHVGFVIKKGKLISSVKGSSVARNGLLINHYVCEVNGQNVLGLKDKEVTEILATAGNVTNLTIIPTVIYEHMVRKLSPALLHHTVDHSIADI from the exons ATGTCCGTGCCTCCTCTCAGCCCTCAGCCCTCCTCACCCTCTGTGCCCTGCAGGGTGTTCCAAAGAGCAGCCATGTCCACCCTGTACCCATCTCTGGAGGACCTGAAGGTGGACCAAGCCATGCAG GCCGAGGCCAGAGCCTACCCAGGATGCCCGCCCTGCCGGGGCAGGGAACAGACTCCCAGCCTTCAG CCACGAAGTCCAGCAGAACCTGCCTCAGATTCCAGAAGGTGCCAGT GCAGCGGTCTCGGGCCCCTCACCGGACCAGGCGGTGGCGCCGGTGTCCGGGAACAACTTGGGCGTGCTGCCTGGGGAGGTCAAGCCCGGTGTGCGCGAGATCCACCTGTGCAAGGACGACCGCGGCAAGACGGAGCTGCGGCTGCGGGCCATCGAAG GAGCCTCTCTGTCCACCCCCAGCCACGCCCCAGGCCCAGCTCACCAACCCTCCCTGCCAGGCCATTCCAGCAGAACGTCACCATGCACAAGGACAGCACAGGCCACGTCGGCTTCGTCATCAAGAAGGGGAAGCTCATCTCTTCGGTCAAAGGGAGTTCTGTGGCCCGCAACGGGCTCCTCATCAACCACTACGTGTGCGAGGTGAACGGGCAGAACGTCCTTGGGCTGAAG GACAAAGAAGTCACGGAGATTCTGGCCACAGCCGGGAACGTCACCAACCTGACCATCATCCCCACTGTGATCTACGAGCACATGGTCAGAAA GctgtccccagccctgctccaccACACCGTGGACCACTCCATCGCTGACATCTGA
- the SDCBP2 gene encoding syntenin-2 isoform X4 yields the protein MSVPPLSPQPSSPSVPCRVFQRAAMSTLYPSLEDLKVDQAMQAEARAYPGCPPCRGREQTPSLQPRSPAEPASDSRRCQCRQRSRAPHRTRRWRRCPGTTWACCLGRSSPVCARSTCARTTAARRSCGCGPSKGLFVQLVQANTPASLVGLRFGDQILQIDGHNCVGWSADKAHRVGKKASAAKIVMVVRDRPFQQNVTMHKDSTGHVGFVIKKGKLISSVKGSSVARNGLLINHYVCEVNGQNVLGLKDKEVTEILATAGNVTNLTIIPTVIYEHMVRKLSPALLHHTVDHSIADI from the exons ATGTCCGTGCCTCCTCTCAGCCCTCAGCCCTCCTCACCCTCTGTGCCCTGCAGGGTGTTCCAAAGAGCAGCCATGTCCACCCTGTACCCATCTCTGGAGGACCTGAAGGTGGACCAAGCCATGCAG GCCGAGGCCAGAGCCTACCCAGGATGCCCGCCCTGCCGGGGCAGGGAACAGACTCCCAGCCTTCAG CCACGAAGTCCAGCAGAACCTGCCTCAGATTCCAGAAGGTGCCAGTGTAG GCAGCGGTCTCGGGCCCCTCACCGGACCAGGCGGTGGCGCCGGTGTCCGGGAACAACTTGGGCGTGCTGCCTGGGGAGGTCAAGCCCGGTGTGCGCGAGATCCACCTGTGCAAGGACGACCGCGGCAAGACGGAGCTGCGGCTGCGGGCCATCGAAG GGGCTCTTTGTGCAGCTGGTCCAGGCCAACACCCCCGCGTCCCTGGTGGGGCTGCGCTTTGGGGACCAGATCCTGCAGATTGACGGGCACAACTGTGTCGGGTGGAGCGCAGACAAAGCCCACCGGGTGGGGAAGAAGGCATCGGCTGCGAAGATTGTCATGGTTGTTCGGGACAG GCCATTCCAGCAGAACGTCACCATGCACAAGGACAGCACAGGCCACGTCGGCTTCGTCATCAAGAAGGGGAAGCTCATCTCTTCGGTCAAAGGGAGTTCTGTGGCCCGCAACGGGCTCCTCATCAACCACTACGTGTGCGAGGTGAACGGGCAGAACGTCCTTGGGCTGAAG GACAAAGAAGTCACGGAGATTCTGGCCACAGCCGGGAACGTCACCAACCTGACCATCATCCCCACTGTGATCTACGAGCACATGGTCAGAAA GctgtccccagccctgctccaccACACCGTGGACCACTCCATCGCTGACATCTGA
- the SDCBP2 gene encoding syntenin-2 isoform X11 translates to MPALPGQGTDSQPSVLYPNLVELESYMDLSFSSHEVQQNLPQIPEGASAAVSGPSPDQAVAPVSGNNLGVLPGEVKPGVREIHLCKDDRGKTELRLRAIEATPQAQLTNPPCQAIPAERHHAQGQHRPRRLRHQEGEAHLFGQREFCGPQRAPHQPLRVRGERAERPWAEGQRSHGDSGHSRERHQPDHHPHCDLRAHGCPQPCSTTPWTTPSLTSEATGEQLSPLTLQQERESPQGTGCGGLLPGGGAVSRRACSGGVQHWITWACHLYTLASLEPQPLNWA, encoded by the exons ATGCCCGCCCTGCCGGGGCAGGGAACAGACTCCCAGCCTTCAG TTTTGTACCCAAACCTGGTGGAATTGGAAAGTTATATGGATCTTTCGTTCTCCAGCCACGAAGTCCAGCAGAACCTGCCTCAGATTCCAGAAGGTGCCAGT GCAGCGGTCTCGGGCCCCTCACCGGACCAGGCGGTGGCGCCGGTGTCCGGGAACAACTTGGGCGTGCTGCCTGGGGAGGTCAAGCCCGGTGTGCGCGAGATCCACCTGTGCAAGGACGACCGCGGCAAGACGGAGCTGCGGCTGCGGGCCATCGAAG CCACGCCCCAGGCCCAGCTCACCAACCCTCCCTGCCAGGCCATTCCAGCAGAACGTCACCATGCACAAGGACAGCACAGGCCACGTCGGCTTCGTCATCAAGAAGGGGAAGCTCATCTCTTCGGTCAAAGGGAGTTCTGTGGCCCGCAACGGGCTCCTCATCAACCACTACGTGTGCGAGGTGAACGGGCAGAACGTCCTTGGGCTGAAG GACAAAGAAGTCACGGAGATTCTGGCCACAGCCGGGAACGTCACCAACCTGACCATCATCCCCACTGTGATCTACGAGCACATG GctgtccccagccctgctccaccACACCGTGGACCACTCCATCGCTGACATCTGAAGCCACGGGAGAGCAGCTCAGCCCTCTCACCCTCCAGCAGGAAAGGGAGAGTCCTCAGGGGACAGGCTGTGGAGGCCTGctgcctgggggcggggctgTCTCGAGGCGGGCGTGTTCTGGGGGGGTGCAACATTGGATCACATGGGCCTGTCATTTATACACACTGGCCTCCTTGGAGCCTCAGCCTCTCAACTGGGcttag
- the SDCBP2 gene encoding syntenin-2 isoform X8: MDTPPQTSSIPNALTPSLREPQASRALGLMATADRHTPSIPRPRPEPTQDARPAGAGNRLPAFSHEVQQNLPQIPEGASVGSGLGPLTGPGGGAGVREQLGRAAWGGQARCARDPPVQGRPRQDGAAAAGHRRSLSVHPQPRPRPSSPTLPARPFQQNVTMHKDSTGHVGFVIKKGKLISSVKGSSVARNGLLINHYVCEVNGQNVLGLKDKEVTEILATAGNVTNLTIIPTVIYEHMVRKLSPALLHHTVDHSIADI; encoded by the exons ATGGACACCCCCCCTCAGACCTCCAGCATACCTAATGCCCTGACCCCCAGCCTCAGGGAGCCCCAGGCCTCAAGGGCTCTGGGGCTCATGGCCACAGCTGACCGGCACACCCCATCCATCCCCAGGCCGAGGCCAGAGCCTACCCAGGATGCCCGCCCTGCCGGGGCAGGGAACAGACTCCCAGCCTTCAG CCACGAAGTCCAGCAGAACCTGCCTCAGATTCCAGAAGGTGCCAGTGTAG GCAGCGGTCTCGGGCCCCTCACCGGACCAGGCGGTGGCGCCGGTGTCCGGGAACAACTTGGGCGTGCTGCCTGGGGAGGTCAAGCCCGGTGTGCGCGAGATCCACCTGTGCAAGGACGACCGCGGCAAGACGGAGCTGCGGCTGCGGGCCATCGAAG GAGCCTCTCTGTCCACCCCCAGCCACGCCCCAGGCCCAGCTCACCAACCCTCCCTGCCAGGCCATTCCAGCAGAACGTCACCATGCACAAGGACAGCACAGGCCACGTCGGCTTCGTCATCAAGAAGGGGAAGCTCATCTCTTCGGTCAAAGGGAGTTCTGTGGCCCGCAACGGGCTCCTCATCAACCACTACGTGTGCGAGGTGAACGGGCAGAACGTCCTTGGGCTGAAG GACAAAGAAGTCACGGAGATTCTGGCCACAGCCGGGAACGTCACCAACCTGACCATCATCCCCACTGTGATCTACGAGCACATGGTCAGAAA GctgtccccagccctgctccaccACACCGTGGACCACTCCATCGCTGACATCTGA
- the SDCBP2 gene encoding syntenin-2 isoform X13 — MSVPPLSPQPSSPSVPCRVFQRAAMSTLYPSLEDLKVDQAMQVNCQSLPRMPALPGQGTDSQPSVLYPNLVELESYMDLSFSSHEVQQNLPQIPEGASAAVSGPSPDQAVAPVSGNNLGVLPGEVKPGVREIHLCKDDRGKTELRLRAIDQGLFVQLVQANTPASLVGLRFGDQILQIDGHNCVGWSADKAHRVGKKASAAKIVMVVRDRPFQQNVTMHKDSTGHVGFVIKKGKLISSVKGSSVARNGLLINHYVCEVNGQNVLGLKDKEVTEILATAGNVTNLTIIPTVIYEHMVRKLSPALLHHTVDHSIADI; from the exons ATGTCCGTGCCTCCTCTCAGCCCTCAGCCCTCCTCACCCTCTGTGCCCTGCAGGGTGTTCCAAAGAGCAGCCATGTCCACCCTGTACCCATCTCTGGAGGACCTGAAGGTGGACCAAGCCATGCAGGTAAACT GCCAGAGCCTACCCAGGATGCCCGCCCTGCCGGGGCAGGGAACAGACTCCCAGCCTTCAG TTTTGTACCCAAACCTGGTGGAATTGGAAAGTTATATGGATCTTTCGTTCTCCAGCCACGAAGTCCAGCAGAACCTGCCTCAGATTCCAGAAGGTGCCAGT GCAGCGGTCTCGGGCCCCTCACCGGACCAGGCGGTGGCGCCGGTGTCCGGGAACAACTTGGGCGTGCTGCCTGGGGAGGTCAAGCCCGGTGTGCGCGAGATCCACCTGTGCAAGGACGACCGCGGCAAGACGGAGCTGCGGCTGCGGGCCATCGA CCAGGGGCTCTTTGTGCAGCTGGTCCAGGCCAACACCCCCGCGTCCCTGGTGGGGCTGCGCTTTGGGGACCAGATCCTGCAGATTGACGGGCACAACTGTGTCGGGTGGAGCGCAGACAAAGCCCACCGGGTGGGGAAGAAGGCATCGGCTGCGAAGATTGTCATGGTTGTTCGGGACAG GCCATTCCAGCAGAACGTCACCATGCACAAGGACAGCACAGGCCACGTCGGCTTCGTCATCAAGAAGGGGAAGCTCATCTCTTCGGTCAAAGGGAGTTCTGTGGCCCGCAACGGGCTCCTCATCAACCACTACGTGTGCGAGGTGAACGGGCAGAACGTCCTTGGGCTGAAG GACAAAGAAGTCACGGAGATTCTGGCCACAGCCGGGAACGTCACCAACCTGACCATCATCCCCACTGTGATCTACGAGCACATGGTCAGAAA GctgtccccagccctgctccaccACACCGTGGACCACTCCATCGCTGACATCTGA
- the SDCBP2 gene encoding syntenin-2 isoform X7, producing the protein MDTPPQTSSIPNALTPSLREPQASRALGLMATADRHTPSIPRPRPEPTQDARPAGAGNRLPAFSFVPKPGGIGKLYGSFVLQPRSPAEPASDSRRCQCRQRSRAPHRTRRWRRCPGTTWACCLGRSSPVCARSTCARTTAARRSCGCGPSKPRPRPSSPTLPARPFQQNVTMHKDSTGHVGFVIKKGKLISSVKGSSVARNGLLINHYVCEVNGQNVLGLKDKEVTEILATAGNVTNLTIIPTVIYEHMVRKLSPALLHHTVDHSIADI; encoded by the exons ATGGACACCCCCCCTCAGACCTCCAGCATACCTAATGCCCTGACCCCCAGCCTCAGGGAGCCCCAGGCCTCAAGGGCTCTGGGGCTCATGGCCACAGCTGACCGGCACACCCCATCCATCCCCAGGCCGAGGCCAGAGCCTACCCAGGATGCCCGCCCTGCCGGGGCAGGGAACAGACTCCCAGCCTTCAG TTTTGTACCCAAACCTGGTGGAATTGGAAAGTTATATGGATCTTTCGTTCTCCAGCCACGAAGTCCAGCAGAACCTGCCTCAGATTCCAGAAGGTGCCAGTGTAG GCAGCGGTCTCGGGCCCCTCACCGGACCAGGCGGTGGCGCCGGTGTCCGGGAACAACTTGGGCGTGCTGCCTGGGGAGGTCAAGCCCGGTGTGCGCGAGATCCACCTGTGCAAGGACGACCGCGGCAAGACGGAGCTGCGGCTGCGGGCCATCGAAG CCACGCCCCAGGCCCAGCTCACCAACCCTCCCTGCCAGGCCATTCCAGCAGAACGTCACCATGCACAAGGACAGCACAGGCCACGTCGGCTTCGTCATCAAGAAGGGGAAGCTCATCTCTTCGGTCAAAGGGAGTTCTGTGGCCCGCAACGGGCTCCTCATCAACCACTACGTGTGCGAGGTGAACGGGCAGAACGTCCTTGGGCTGAAG GACAAAGAAGTCACGGAGATTCTGGCCACAGCCGGGAACGTCACCAACCTGACCATCATCCCCACTGTGATCTACGAGCACATGGTCAGAAA GctgtccccagccctgctccaccACACCGTGGACCACTCCATCGCTGACATCTGA
- the SDCBP2 gene encoding syntenin-2 isoform X10, translating to MDTPPQTSSIPNALTPSLREPQASRALGLMATADRHTPSIPRPRPEPTQDARPAGAGNRLPAFSFVPKPGGIGKLYGSFVLQPRSPAEPASDSRRCQCSGLGPLTGPGGGAGVREQLGRAAWGGQARCARDPPVQGRPRQDGAAAAGHRRPFQQNVTMHKDSTGHVGFVIKKGKLISSVKGSSVARNGLLINHYVCEVNGQNVLGLKDKEVTEILATAGNVTNLTIIPTVIYEHMVRKLSPALLHHTVDHSIADI from the exons ATGGACACCCCCCCTCAGACCTCCAGCATACCTAATGCCCTGACCCCCAGCCTCAGGGAGCCCCAGGCCTCAAGGGCTCTGGGGCTCATGGCCACAGCTGACCGGCACACCCCATCCATCCCCAGGCCGAGGCCAGAGCCTACCCAGGATGCCCGCCCTGCCGGGGCAGGGAACAGACTCCCAGCCTTCAG TTTTGTACCCAAACCTGGTGGAATTGGAAAGTTATATGGATCTTTCGTTCTCCAGCCACGAAGTCCAGCAGAACCTGCCTCAGATTCCAGAAGGTGCCAGT GCAGCGGTCTCGGGCCCCTCACCGGACCAGGCGGTGGCGCCGGTGTCCGGGAACAACTTGGGCGTGCTGCCTGGGGAGGTCAAGCCCGGTGTGCGCGAGATCCACCTGTGCAAGGACGACCGCGGCAAGACGGAGCTGCGGCTGCGGGCCATCGAAG GCCATTCCAGCAGAACGTCACCATGCACAAGGACAGCACAGGCCACGTCGGCTTCGTCATCAAGAAGGGGAAGCTCATCTCTTCGGTCAAAGGGAGTTCTGTGGCCCGCAACGGGCTCCTCATCAACCACTACGTGTGCGAGGTGAACGGGCAGAACGTCCTTGGGCTGAAG GACAAAGAAGTCACGGAGATTCTGGCCACAGCCGGGAACGTCACCAACCTGACCATCATCCCCACTGTGATCTACGAGCACATGGTCAGAAA GctgtccccagccctgctccaccACACCGTGGACCACTCCATCGCTGACATCTGA
- the SDCBP2 gene encoding syntenin-2 isoform X6, whose translation MSVPPLSPQPSSPSVPCRVFQRAAMSTLYPSLEDLKVDQAMQPRSPAEPASDSRRCQCRQRSRAPHRTRRWRRCPGTTWACCLGRSSPVCARSTCARTTAARRSCGCGPSKGLFVQLVQANTPASLVGLRFGDQILQIDGHNCVGWSADKAHRVGKKASAAKIVMVVRDRPFQQNVTMHKDSTGHVGFVIKKGKLISSVKGSSVARNGLLINHYVCEVNGQNVLGLKDKEVTEILATAGNVTNLTIIPTVIYEHMVRKLSPALLHHTVDHSIADI comes from the exons ATGTCCGTGCCTCCTCTCAGCCCTCAGCCCTCCTCACCCTCTGTGCCCTGCAGGGTGTTCCAAAGAGCAGCCATGTCCACCCTGTACCCATCTCTGGAGGACCTGAAGGTGGACCAAGCCATGCAG CCACGAAGTCCAGCAGAACCTGCCTCAGATTCCAGAAGGTGCCAGTGTAG GCAGCGGTCTCGGGCCCCTCACCGGACCAGGCGGTGGCGCCGGTGTCCGGGAACAACTTGGGCGTGCTGCCTGGGGAGGTCAAGCCCGGTGTGCGCGAGATCCACCTGTGCAAGGACGACCGCGGCAAGACGGAGCTGCGGCTGCGGGCCATCGAAG GGGCTCTTTGTGCAGCTGGTCCAGGCCAACACCCCCGCGTCCCTGGTGGGGCTGCGCTTTGGGGACCAGATCCTGCAGATTGACGGGCACAACTGTGTCGGGTGGAGCGCAGACAAAGCCCACCGGGTGGGGAAGAAGGCATCGGCTGCGAAGATTGTCATGGTTGTTCGGGACAG GCCATTCCAGCAGAACGTCACCATGCACAAGGACAGCACAGGCCACGTCGGCTTCGTCATCAAGAAGGGGAAGCTCATCTCTTCGGTCAAAGGGAGTTCTGTGGCCCGCAACGGGCTCCTCATCAACCACTACGTGTGCGAGGTGAACGGGCAGAACGTCCTTGGGCTGAAG GACAAAGAAGTCACGGAGATTCTGGCCACAGCCGGGAACGTCACCAACCTGACCATCATCCCCACTGTGATCTACGAGCACATGGTCAGAAA GctgtccccagccctgctccaccACACCGTGGACCACTCCATCGCTGACATCTGA